From Poecile atricapillus isolate bPoeAtr1 chromosome 13, bPoeAtr1.hap1, whole genome shotgun sequence, one genomic window encodes:
- the LOC131584295 gene encoding zinc finger CCHC domain-containing protein 10-like, giving the protein MATPMHRLIARRQAEANKQHVRCQKCLEFGHWTYECTGKRKYLHRPSRTAQLAKILKEKEKQLLLQQSSGESAAEKKTKKKRSKSVTSSSSSSSDSSASDSSSDSEDSSTSSSSSDSDSEDSNSSSSSSSPSSSSSSSSSDFESDSSSSSSSSSSSSTDSSSEDEPPKKKKKK; this is encoded by the exons GGAGGCAAACAAGCAGCATGTGAGGTGTCAGAAGTGTTTAGAGTTTGGCCACTGGACATATGAATgtacagggaagagaaaataccTGCACAGGCCTTCAAGGACAGCTCAGCTGGCCAAAATCcttaaggagaaagaaaagcagctcctgctgcaacAGAG CTCTGGAGAAAGTGCTGCAGAAAAGAAGACCAAGAAGAAAAG GTCCAAGAGTGTGAccagttccagcagcagcagcagcgacaGCTCAGCCAGCGACTCCTCCTCTGACAGCGAGGATTCCTctacctcctcctcctcctctgacaGTGACAGTGAGGACAGcaactcctcctcctcctcctcctccccctcctccagcagctcttcctcctcctccgaCTTCGAGTCGgattccagctcctccagcagcagcagcagcagcagcagcacagacagcagctctgaggatgAGCCCccgaagaagaagaagaagaaatag